The following are encoded together in the Trachemys scripta elegans isolate TJP31775 chromosome 7, CAS_Tse_1.0, whole genome shotgun sequence genome:
- the KCNK18 gene encoding potassium channel subfamily K member 18: MELRSRPQQDKKMCTKVFWVVFPHACFISSLVIYAFLGAVMFSHIEGNRNCNENKDYKDFMLNLWNLSQNFTENMTENEKIFKKRVHDLLIKAKLEWFDDPKERWSFLGSLFFCCTVFTTVGYGHSYPVTKVGKYLCMLYALFGIPLMFLVLTDLGDILATILSKSYNKFRKLNSKMLASKPAKLCSGCVCKKNNEIKTRSSLLMQHKIVIQEPLSITEVLKSQSSVKRKSLQYQNAEIFEMLIARENQYLMPPRINKFERWSSCPELDSGKMTCVIENFGKELEKLDVPILLMALIVFAYISCAAAILPNWENHMDFEEAFYFCFITLTTIGFGDIHLEHPNFFLFFSLYIVIGMEIVIIAFKLGQDRLIGLYKKVISYVSQKTSTQYEKYPRKK, encoded by the exons ATGGAACTCAGATCTCGTCCCCAGCAAGACAAAAAGATGTGCACAAAAGTGTTTTGGGTGGTGTTTCCTCATGCCTGCTTCATCTCTTCTTTAGTGATCTATGCTTTTCTGGGGGCTGTCATGTTTTCTCACATTGAGGGTAACAGAAATTGCAATGAAAATAAAGACTATAAGGATTTTATGCTGAATCTGTGGAACCTCTCACAAAATTTTACAG AAAATATGACAGAAAACGAGAAGATATTTAAGAAAAGAGTCCATGACCTGCTTATCAAAGCTAAGTTGGAATGGTTTGACGATCCAAAAGAACGATGGTCTTTCCTTGGGTCTCTCTTTTTCTGCTGTACTGTGTTCACAACAGTGG gtTATGGCCATAGCTACCCCGTAACAAAGGTTGGAAAATATCTGTGTATGCTATATGCATTATTTGGCATACCTCTGATGTTCTTGGTTCTGACAGACCTGGGAGACATCCTTGCAACGATCTTATCCAAGTCTTACAATAAATTTAGGAAACTTAATTCAAAAATGTTAGCCTCTAAACCAGCTAAACTGTGTTCTGGATGCGTCTGTAAGAAAAACAATGAGATAAAAACTAGATCATCATTGCTTATGCAACACAAAATAGTCATCCAGGAACCTTTAAGTATCACAGAAGTGCTGAAAAGCCAATCCTCTGTTAAAAGGAAGTCACTGCAATACCAGAATGCTGAAATATTTGAAATGCTAATTGCAAGAGAAAATCAATATCTTATGCCACCAAGAATTAACAAATTTGAAAGATGGAGTTCATGTCCCGAACTAGATTCAGGGAAGATGACCTGTGTCATCGAAAACTTTGGCAAAGAACTCGAAAAGCTCGATGTGCCCATCTTGCTAATGGCACTAATTGTCTTTGCATACATCTCCTGTGCAGCCGCTATTCTTCCAAACTGGGAAAACCACATGGATTTCGAGGAggctttctatttttgttttatcaCCTTGACAACAATTGGGTTTGGTGATATTCATTTGGAACATCCcaactttttcttgtttttttccctctataTTGTCATCGGTATGGAAATAGTCATCATTGCTTTTAAGCTGGGACAAGACCGATTGATTGGCTTGTACAAAAAGGTGATTTCATATGTTAGTCAGAAGACGTCAACACAGTATGAGAAGTATCCGCGTAAAAAATAG